CTGaacggtttctcccctgtgtgtactCTCTGGTGCCGCTTCAGGCTGCCCAGCTGGCTGAACTGCTTCCCACACTGGGCGCACTCATacggtttctcccctgtgtggaccctctggtgcatCTTGAGCTGGCACAGGTGAGGGTACTCCCTCCCGCAGAAGGTGCACCTGTAGGACCtcgccccctcctcccccacccctctgtCCTGATGAGTCCCAGTCATGTCGCCCAGGTGGGTGTCGGGGGCGCTCCCAGGGAAATCCACCCAGGAGGGGTACTGCAGCTCTCCGGTTCCCGTGGCGAATGGAGCAGTGGCGGTGGTTGCGGGGTTCTGAAAGGTGCCAAGGCGGTTGTCGAAAGCGCCGTCCATGCCAATGGTGTAGAACAGATTCTCGGGTGAGTTCTGTCTCGCTGCTGCCTGGACACCTGGGTGAGAATGATGATGAGTGTTACTCGAATGTCCTCCAAGAAGCATGGCATCTGCTTCACTATGTCCTCCTTGATGATGCCTGGGTTCCATGATGTCACTTTGTCTCCAGGAAGAGGGCGTGTCATCCCCACCCTCCCCCTCGTCAACAGGAAGGGGGTCGATAACTATGACCTCAGATTTGACCTCTGAACCGCCCTGGGAATTCTCGTGTTCACCCCTCACCATCTGAGGAAGTGGGGGAATGGGGTTCATCTTTGTGAGAGGCGAGGGGCTTCCTGAGACTGTCTCAGCAGCATAACTAGAACAAGATGGCCGCTCAGTCGCTGTATCACTGCCTCTTTGCTTACGGGAGGTTCCAGGCAGATCGGTTGTTCTCTCGGGGTTCAGGCTGCACTTCTGTTTAGCAACAGGTCCTGGAACTGTGAGTTGGAGCGCCTGGCTCAGCCTCTCAGGCTCCAGGTCTGACTTGAAAACAGTGTTTGATCTGTTGACATTCACTATGCTGTGTTTGGTTCTGAGCTGCTCAGTGAACTCTGCTTGGTCTGTGTCTGGAGAGGTCTGTGTGTTTGGGTCTGTCATTCTCTGGCCACTGTCAGTGCCTGAAGAGACAACAAAAGCATGATGGTCATATGCAGTCAAATAAAACAATGAGGTAGTCAATCAGTATGTCATTTTTCCTTACAGCCACCATTACAGCAATCCATTCAGCATTACCTGGCATCTCCCTCAGATCCTCTTCTTTCTTCCATGGCTGGAggtctctctccccttccacaGTAGATTTGGCCTGAAAAGAGGAAGGAGGAATTAAGTTGACAGGCATGAGCCTTACAAAGCTCTCAAACAAATACAGGTCTATTATAACTCAGCTATGACTAGGCTATATTATTGATCCAATGGATTGAATTAAGTTGTTAATTTACTGATTAAACTCATGGACACAGCAAATCTAAAGCTTCTCTGTCCTCAAAACATATAAAACTAAAATTGGACAGCAATAATTCACTGTACTTATAATAGGAAATTGTCCTTTCCTTCCAATATATTTAGGTCAATGTgagaatatacactaccagtcaaaggtttggacacacctactcattcaagggtttttctttatttttactattttttacattgtagaataatagtgaagacatcaaaacaatgaaataacacatatggaatcagatagtaaccaaaaaagtgttaaacaaatcaaaatatatttgagattcttcaaatagccaccctttgccttgatgacagctttgcacactcttggcattctctcaaccagcttcatgaggtagtcacctggaatgcatttcaattaacaggtatgccgcCTTAAAAGttaccatcaagcgctatgatgaaactggctaccacagcattctgtagcgatacgccatcccatctggtttgggcttagtgggactatcatttgtttttcaacaggacaatgaccccaaacacctccaggctgtgtaagggctattttaccaagaaggagagtgatggagtgctgcatcagatgacctggcctccacaagcccccgacctcaacccaattgagatggtttgggttgagtcggactgcagagtgaaggaaaagcagccaacaagtgctcagcatttgtggaaactccttcaagactggtgaaaatggttgagagaatgccaatagtgtgcaaagctgtcatcaaggcaaagggtggctatttgaagagtattaaatataaaatatgttttgatttgtttaacacttttttggttactacatgattccatatgtgttatttcatagttttgatgtctttgctattattctacaatgtagaaaatagtaaaaataaagaaaaaccattgaatgagtaggtgtgtccaaacttttgactggtactgtatatttagagTCAAGAAACACCATGAAATTATTTGAGAAATATTATTTATTGATGGAATTATAGAAATTGATAAACATGCAGCAATAGCCATTGGTCAAATTGATACAAAAGAACAGACAGTTTTTCACTCTCACAGTACAACTGCAGGATCTGCCATAACTTTAGAGAAACACAACCATTATCAACCTTAACAGACAATGTGAGTGATCCTGTTGACACTAAAAGAGCCAAGGAGACTAAAAAACGTAACAGTCTTTGTAGATAATGTAAATATGAACCACGTTGTATTGTAGATGTATGAGACCAGGGCAAACATCCTGCAGACATATGACTACGTTAGAACTCATGATATTGCTATAACAGCATTTTTCAATAGGAATCTCTTGCTTCTGTGTCAGTTGTCAATGATGAAGCTTCTGATGTCTTTTCAGATTGCTGGATTGGGAGAACCTGCGCCCGCACTGTGCACAACTGAACGGCTTCTCGCCGGTGTGGACGTTCAGGTGCATTTGGAGATGGCTGGCGCCCTCAAAGCTCTTCTCACAGAAGGTGCAGGCAAACCCCCGCTTTCTGGTCTGGATGGCAGCGTGCTGCTGCAAGTCACTCCCGTGGACAAACTTCTTATGGCAGCTCGGGAAACCATATGGTCGTTCTACGGTGCCTGGTCTAACGTGTGGCAAGATTCCACAAGTGACAGGAAGTTGTGGCGCTTGGTCTAAAATGCTGACAGGAAGTGGGGTATGAGCTGGTTCTTGAGCTCCTCTTCCTGGTATTTCAGAATGTCTATGGAGGCTTGCCAACGAACACCAACTAGCTTTGTTGGCCTCACCTGCATTTCCTGTGCCAAGATGCATGCCTGTATTTATCTCTGAGGGCCAGAAACGGGGTGAAACCAATTGCATAGTGTTGTCTCTCATCGAATCGGGTTGAATCATTGGTGTGTTTCTGTTAAACACTTCCACTTCCTGCTTATTTCCAGTCCCATTGACCTGTGGTGTAGTAGCTGTACCCATCTGACCCCACTCAAAATCTCTATCTACCTGCTGCCCACTGGATACAGAGTCAATCACTATCACATGTTCTGATGAGGAATGGAACCTGTGGTTTTCTAACCCTACACTTCTCATTTCTATGGCAGAGCTAGTCTGCATTTCTGGGCCCACTGAGCCACTCCCTAGGTCCATCATCAGTCACTACTACCTCTCTCAACACCTGGTTTAAAGAATCTCTTAGGAGATTGAAGCCACCGTTCATGTCACACTTTGTGTCCagactctgtctctctgctctgggTTCAAATCCTGTATACTGCTGTGGTCCCTGGTTCACATTCCCTGTTTCTGATTGGAGGAGGATGGCGTCAGAACCACTGACCTCCATAGCGGTGTTgatgtagttgttgttgttgccttTGGGGCCACTGGACTGGAAGGTGGGGTCCTCTGTGGTGGCTGCAGCCGGTTGGGTGGTTAGCTCTCTGCTGCCCTCCACTGTTCTGGCTGGGTGGCTGGACCTAGAGTCCTGGTCATCTGCTTCTCCCTCCACCTTGATGATCAGCAGGTCTGGTTCCCcgtcctctgtctctcctgacTGCTGATGGGGTTAAGTAGGAGAGATGAGTGAGTGAGACAGAGCATACACTATCTACTGAATGGAGATATGGGCATGACATGGGATTTAGTACAATTCATAGTAGTTGCCTTGTTGTTATTGTGTTAtaatcagtggtgtagtggagggtaaactcCACCTTTTAGTTTTTTGTTCGAACATTTACACACCTTTGGCGCAGAAATGCACTGAAAGTATAGGGAGTGTTACTTTACTTACGGTGAACGACGATCACTGTTTACCCACCTATtctttaccactacatcactggttaTAATGTGCTGGCACACACGTCTATACAGACATAACCTCATCCCCAGGCGGAAGTGTCTGGTGTCCGAGACTAAAACAGACATAGGTCTGTGACAGTTTGAAATCGGCTGTTAAAATTGcgacttacagtgaggggaaaaagtatttgatcccctgctgattttgtacctttgcccactgacaaagaaatgatcagtctaattttaatggtaggtttatttgaacatgagagacagaataacaacaaaaaaatccagataaatgcatgtaaaaaatgttataaattgatttgcattttaatgagggaaataagtatttgacccctctgcaaaacataatttagtacttgttggcaaaacccttgttggcaatcacagaggtcagacgtttcttgtagttggccaccaggtttgcacacatctcaggagggattttgtcccactcctctttgcaaatcttctacaagtcattaaggtttcgaggctgacgtttggcaactcgaaccttcagctccctccacagattttctatgggattaaggtctggagactggctaggccactccaggaccttaatgtgcttcttcttgagccactcctttgttgccttggccgtgtgttttgggtcattgtcatgctggaatacccatccacgacccattttcaatgccctggctgatttttttgtttttattctgtctctcactgttcaaataaacctaccattaaaattatagactgatcatttctttgtcagtgggcaaacgtacaaaatcagcaggggatcaaatactttttccccctcactgtacctcaTCACTACCTCATCACTTGTAGCATCCATATGCTTTGATGGAGAGACATCCTCTTGGTCCACGTCTATGGGCTGTCTGTCTCTTTGAATGCTGCTGTTCCCAAAACTCCTGTTGGAAAGTCTGGCTCTGCTTTGCCAAGTAGGTCCTGGAAATAAAGGGGGAGGTTCATTTGACCCCATCCATCAATGGTGTTTTACAAAGTACAAAGCAAGCATAATGCATTCATGACGTATGTTATGTGTCAATAGAGCTAGAAGGATCCTAGCATGATACAtcctcaaatcaaattttattggtcgcatacacatattttgcagatgttatcgcaggtgcagcgaaatgcttatgtttctagctccaacagtgcagtaatgcctaacaatacaaaacaatacacacaaatccaaaaaagaaaaagaaaggaattaagaaatatcagaacgaccaatgtcagagtccggaataaatatatatgtatataatggtgtgtatagacaactTGTGTACAGCAGtaattatataggatgagccttgactagaatacagtgtatatatatatgaagtggttaaaacagtatgtaaacagtattaaagtgaccagtgttcaatgattatgtacatagggcagcaatCTCTAAGGTGCTGGTTAGAGTACCGGGTGTTAgccagctagtaacagtgactaagttcagggcagggcaCTGGGCGGAGGCCGTCTAGTGGTGacaagctgtttttcagtctctcggtcccagctttgatgcacccgccttctagatggtagtgggtgaacaggccgtggctcgggtggctgaggtccttgattatcttgaccttcctgtgacaccgaTGCTGTATAtgtcctggaaggcaggcagtgtgcccctggtcatgcgttgggctgaccgcaccaccctctagagagccctgcggttgcagacgGTGCAATTACAGTACCAGACTGTGATACAGGCCgaaaggatgctctcaatggtgcatctgtaggtTCATAAAGGTCTTAGTGGCCAAGTCGAATTTCTTCTGCCTCCTGAGGTGGAACGTCAATAATACAGCTAGGCCCTACCTGTATtgacattacatgcataattaATGTATTATGCTTGCTTTGAACTTTGTAAAACACAATTGATGGATGGGGTCAAATTGAAGATGAATTTAATttaggctatgtgcacactgtcaAATGTACCATCATCACCAACCTGTCGTTGCGGTCTCTCGATTGTTGTGTCTGTTCAGCAGGCGTATTCCATGGAAGCGGTTGTGGACGGACCCCTCTGAAGACTTTGTTCTCTCTGCTCTAAACCTCGCGACCTGAAGTTCCATCAGTTTCATTTTCCTCCTGAGAAATTCGTTCTCCTTGTGACTTTGGGACATCTCCAGATGTACAACGGCGTAGCCATCGTCAACAATTTTGCAGATTTCGGCTACAGCCGCATTAGCTAGCACCTCCATGATTGAGGCTATCTGCCCCTGGAAATCTACCACGGAACCCGACATTGTCCCCCGACGCTTTGGACCCTTTTCAATATGAAAACAGTCTTTGTGTTTTCTATATTATGATTTTCTACAGTTATCTAGCAAGCTATTAAAACAAATACAATCATATCATAAAGTAAAGatggatagctagctagctttgtttttAGCTGGTGAGATTATTTTTCCTTTTCCTCATCTTCACAGTAATGGAATCATATGCTGAACTGTAGAGTTGAAAGTTGGACACCGCCATCTACTGTACAGGAGTGCTCCACAATAACTGTTGTAGCTATGTAATAAACCAGCTGTTCTCTGGTGTAAACAATATTTAATCATAtttctaaaataaaatatttaactATTTGTAGTATCTCTAATACAAAATTAACGACAAACAGTTCattgacttaaaaaaaaaaagtaaattaCAACAGTATGACAGACTAGCCTACAATACATATATATGGATTCCATCCACATCTTTACAGCCTATCAGTCTGAAAGTCAATCTATAGTATCTTGTTGACAGGCAAATGGAAATTAATTATTAATTACTGTTCTTTGGTCCACCACTGCAGCAATACAAATTCATAAGGATGTTTAAAATCTTCACTTGTTATAACTTATAAATTATCAATCCACTCTGGACCAAGCATCAAGCCAGTTGAACTAAATACACAACCCCTACATACAGAGGGTAGTGTTCAATGTGGAAACCATCCAAACTGTTAAAAACACATAGACCTAGTTTTCATATGAAAACCCCAGTAGTGTGGAGACATTCCTCTTAcaactagggccaggagtttttccctgGTCTGGTCACGTGGTGAGGAAAAACTCATGCCCCTGCCTATCATTATTTCGGGTGGAGTAgtatgaagttgcccctagatgatGTAATTGGGTCAGtgttggattttttttcttccactaatggttaaggttaggattgggggagaggaagctgatcctagatctgtacctaggggaaacatCACCCTGGAACACTCAGGGCAGCCCAACGTCCTGTGGCCTGCTGCCAGTGTGGACGAGGAGGTGCCTCTTCATGTGGCCCAGACTGGGTGAAGCACTTCCCGCAGTAGACACATTGAAACGGTTTCTCTCCGGTGTGCACCCTCTCATGCATCTTCAGCTGGTGGCTGTGGGAGAAGCAGTGGGTGCAGCCGTGCGGTTTCTCCCCCGCGTGCACCTGCATGTACCTCCTTAGGTACTCCGGCTGGGGGAAAGGCTTACCGCAGAGGCTGCACTGGAGCTGCCTCTTGGCCCAGCGAGATGTTAGCTGTTGCAGTTGCTTTTCCATGTCTTTGAGGAACCTGTTGGAGAGTAATCCTTGGGGATGAAAACTGTCCCCCTGACACTCAAAACGCAGAGCGAGGGAGAACTGTAGGATCGAGGTCCAAGTTGCCAGATTTCAATGGACAGTCTTTTGAAATATTGCAACTTGGACCTCAATCCTACAGTTCTCCCTCGCTCTGCGTTTTGAGTGTCGTGGACACTTCTCTGTCTGTCCAgactctattccccctcttcgaCAGTAGATTTGGTCTAAAAAGAGGAGGGAGGAATTAAGTCAACAGGCATGAGCCCTACAAAGCTTTCAAACAAATACAGGTGTATTATAACTCAGCTATGACTAGGCTATATTATTGATCCAATGGCTTGAATTAAGTTGTTAATTTACTGACTCAACTCATGGACACATCATCTGAAGCTTCTTGGACTGCATTAATTTCCTGTACTTTTGAAAGGAAAATGTCCTTCCCTTCCAACCTCCTGATTTAATTTGGAAGCAATTTGAGAATATGTATTTAGGGTCAATATATATTTAGGGTCAATTTATtaggccagtttattaggtacacccacaCAGTACCGGGTTAAACCCCCTTTCCCTCCAGAACAGCCGGAATTCTTCGGGTcatagattctacaagtcggaaacgttccacagggatgttggtccatgctgacgtgaTGGCATCACACAGTTGCTTCAGATTGGACGGCgatacaccaccgccaccagcctgtaccgttgacaccaggcaggatgggtccatggactatgctgcttatgccaaatcctgacactgccatcagcatgacgcaacaggaaacgggattcgtcggaccaggcaatgcttttccactcctcaattgtccagtgttggtgattgcgtgcccactggagccgcttcttcttgtttttagctgataggagtggaacccgctGTGGTAGTCTGCTGCaaaaggaccgacgagttgtgcgttccgagatgccgttctgcacaccactgttgtactgcgccattatttgtctatttgtggcccgcctgttagcttgcacgattcttgccattctccttcgacctctctcatcaacgagctgttttcgcacACAGGACTGCCTCTGAcagaatgttttttgtttgtcgcaccattctctggaaaccctagacactgtcgtgcgtgaaaagcaaCAGGAGGTTCACTCGTTTTGGTCACTCGTTTTTCCCTTTCAAACATTTAatggaacagtaactgaatgcctcgatgcctgtctgcctgctttatatagcaagccccGGGCCACGTGACTCAGTCTGTAGGAAcaatccattttcgtgaacggggtggtgtgcctaataaactggccggtgagtgtatatTTAGGGTCAATATATATTTAGGTTCAATCTATATAAAGGGTTAATCTATATAGGGCCAATCTACACTCAGGTTCGTAAGTATTTGGACAATGACGCAATTTGCATCATTTTGGCTCTATACgccaccacaatggatttgaaaggaaacaatcaaGATGTGCTTTAAGTGTAGACTTTCATCTTTAATGTAAGGGTTTTGTCAAAATTATTGTATGAACTGTGTAGGAATTACAAACAAATTTATACATAGCCCCCCAATTTTAGGGgctcaaaagtaattggacaaactaacataatcatAAATTAAATTGTGAGTTTTAATACATGGTTGCAAATCCTTTGCAGTCAATGACTGTCTGAAGTCTGGAACCTATAGACATCACCAGATGCTGggtttcttccctggtgatgctctgccttTACTGCAGCTGTCTTCAGTCCCTGCTTGTTCTTGGGGTGTTTTGCCTTCAGCAAGTGAAATGCATGCTCAATGGGATTCAGGTCAGGTGATTGACTTGGCCATTGCAGATCATTCCACTTCTTTGCCTTAAAGAATTGGGTTGAGTTAGTCATCTGCACTGACCGTAAAGTTGGAAGCATTTGGCTGAATCTGAGCAGGTAATATAGCCCTAAACACTTCATAATTCATCCTGCTGCTTTTGTCAACAGTCATATCATCAATAAATACAAGGGAACCCGTTCCATTGGCAGCCATACATGCCCACGCCataacactacctccaccatgcttcacagatgaggtggtatgctttggatcatgagCAGTTCCTTCCCTTCTCATCATTCAGGTACAAgttgatctttgtctcatctgtccataggatgttGTTCCAGAACTGTACAGGCTTTTTTTTTGGACGTTTTTTGGCAAACGCTAATCTGGTCTTCCTGTTTTTGAGGCTTACCAATGGTTTACATCTTGTGgtaaaccctctgtatttactcTGGTGAAGTATTCTCTTGATTGTTGACTTTGACACAGATACGCCTACCTCCTGGAGGGTGTTCTTGA
This window of the Coregonus clupeaformis isolate EN_2021a chromosome 10, ASM2061545v1, whole genome shotgun sequence genome carries:
- the LOC121558643 gene encoding uncharacterized protein LOC121558643 isoform X1, which encodes MSGSVVDFQGQIASIMEVLANAAVAEICKIVDDGYAVVHLEMSQSHKENEFLRRKMKLMELQVARFRAERTKSSEGSVHNRFHGIRLLNRHNNRETATTGPTWQSRARLSNRSFGNSSIQRDRQPIDVDQEDVSPSKHMDATSDEQSGETEDGEPDLLIIKVEGEADDQDSRSSHPARTVEGSRELTTQPAAATTEDPTFQSSGPKGNNNNYINTAMEAKSTVEGERDLQPWKKEEDLREMPGTDSGQRMTDPNTQTSPDTDQAEFTEQLRTKHSIVNVNRSNTVFKSDLEPERLSQALQLTVPGPVAKQKCSLNPERTTDLPGTSRKQRGSDTATERPSCSSYAAETVSGSPSPLTKMNPIPPLPQMVRGEHENSQGGSEVKSEVIVIDPLPVDEGEGGDDTPSSWRQSDIMEPRHHQGGHSEADAMLLGGHSSNTHHHSHPGVQAAARQNSPENLFYTIGMDGAFDNRLGTFQNPATTATAPFATGTGELQYPSWVDFPGSAPDTHLGDMTGTHQDRGVGEEGARSYRCTFCGREYPHLCQLKMHQRVHTGEKPYECAQCGKQFSQLGSLKRHQRVHTGEKPFRCTQCGKQFSRSSNLKVHQSVHSGEKLFHCTQCGKNFSFLSNLIRHQAVHARKL
- the LOC121558643 gene encoding uncharacterized protein LOC121558643 isoform X2 yields the protein MSGSVVDFQGQIASIMEVLANAAVAEICKIVDDGYAVVHLEMSQSHKENEFLRRKMKLMELQVARFRAERTKSSEGSVHNRFHGIRLLNRHNNRETATTGPTWQSRARLSNRSFGNSSIQRDRQPIDVDQEDVSPSKHMDATSDESGETEDGEPDLLIIKVEGEADDQDSRSSHPARTVEGSRELTTQPAAATTEDPTFQSSGPKGNNNNYINTAMEAKSTVEGERDLQPWKKEEDLREMPGTDSGQRMTDPNTQTSPDTDQAEFTEQLRTKHSIVNVNRSNTVFKSDLEPERLSQALQLTVPGPVAKQKCSLNPERTTDLPGTSRKQRGSDTATERPSCSSYAAETVSGSPSPLTKMNPIPPLPQMVRGEHENSQGGSEVKSEVIVIDPLPVDEGEGGDDTPSSWRQSDIMEPRHHQGGHSEADAMLLGGHSSNTHHHSHPGVQAAARQNSPENLFYTIGMDGAFDNRLGTFQNPATTATAPFATGTGELQYPSWVDFPGSAPDTHLGDMTGTHQDRGVGEEGARSYRCTFCGREYPHLCQLKMHQRVHTGEKPYECAQCGKQFSQLGSLKRHQRVHTGEKPFRCTQCGKQFSRSSNLKVHQSVHSGEKLFHCTQCGKNFSFLSNLIRHQAVHARKL